The Salegentibacter mishustinae genome includes a window with the following:
- a CDS encoding beta-ketoacyl synthase N-terminal-like domain-containing protein, which translates to MKKLYLLDDAIISPLGFSIEENISAIREGKSGLQLQQKPEITENSFYAGIIDESPLNDAFKAIRNPKKYTKLEKMMLLAVQQILNKNPNLNLAETALVITTTKGNINLLKDPGNFLEIRLKLSELGKVIANFFGFILKPIIVSNACISGGLGLAVTRRLGSIGKLKNALVVGGDLVSDFVVSGFNSFQALSQEACKPFSRDRNGISLGEAAAAMLVSIDKPESSGNIALIGDSTVNDANHISGPSRTGEGLYQSIQKALKEASISTTEINFLSAHGTATIYNDEMESMAFHRSGLQNTPLHSLKGYFGHTLGASALIESIVTKHSMLKNHLYSSKNFGELGVSKSLNIIQQNGEKQINYALKTASGFGGCNLALVFKKE; encoded by the coding sequence ATGAAGAAGCTCTACCTGTTAGACGATGCTATTATTTCTCCGCTTGGATTTTCTATTGAAGAAAATATCAGTGCCATTCGAGAAGGGAAATCGGGTTTACAACTTCAGCAAAAACCTGAGATCACCGAAAATTCTTTTTACGCGGGAATTATTGATGAATCCCCTTTAAATGATGCTTTTAAAGCCATTCGAAACCCTAAAAAATATACCAAGCTTGAGAAAATGATGCTGCTGGCGGTACAGCAGATTTTAAATAAAAACCCAAACTTAAATTTAGCTGAAACCGCCCTGGTGATTACTACCACGAAGGGCAATATTAACCTCCTAAAAGATCCCGGTAATTTTCTTGAAATCCGTTTAAAACTAAGCGAACTCGGAAAAGTGATTGCTAATTTTTTCGGCTTTATTCTAAAACCCATTATTGTTTCTAATGCCTGTATTTCTGGTGGTCTGGGACTTGCTGTGACGAGAAGATTAGGAAGTATAGGAAAACTTAAAAATGCACTAGTGGTGGGAGGCGACCTGGTTAGCGATTTTGTAGTTTCAGGTTTCAACTCGTTCCAGGCTTTAAGCCAGGAAGCTTGCAAACCATTTTCTAGAGACCGCAACGGAATTAGTTTAGGCGAAGCCGCAGCGGCTATGCTTGTGAGTATTGATAAACCTGAAAGTTCAGGAAATATAGCATTGATTGGAGATTCTACAGTAAATGATGCAAACCATATTTCGGGACCGTCCAGAACCGGAGAAGGACTATATCAAAGCATTCAAAAAGCGCTAAAAGAAGCTTCTATTTCTACAACAGAAATAAATTTTTTATCGGCTCACGGCACGGCAACTATATATAATGATGAAATGGAAAGTATGGCTTTTCATCGGTCTGGATTACAAAATACGCCGCTTCACAGTTTAAAAGGCTATTTTGGGCACACTTTGGGCGCTTCAGCTTTAATAGAAAGTATTGTTACCAAACATTCGATGCTGAAAAATCACTTGTACAGTTCCAAAAATTTCGGAGAATTAGGGGTTTCTAAATCACTGAATATAATCCAGCAAAATGGGGAAAAGCAAATTAATTATGCGCTAAAAACCGCTTCTGGTTTTGGAGGATGTAACCTCGCTTTGGTTTTTAAAAAGGAATAA
- a CDS encoding polysaccharide deacetylase family protein produces the protein MQFRIINTIIILLLAAGLVLAFFELASFIYVLAFIVFYIFFLLIVATNVRFNFFVKSFSENRKIKENHIAITFDDGPVENTLEVLKVLDKYNAKAGFFCIGERIEKYPEIFKEIIQKDHLVGNHTYTHTRKMGALSVSRIIWEIEECNRIAEETAGIKLKLFRPPFGIVSPKTQKALERTGLKSVGWSIRSFDAVVSSEEIILNRIKKRIKPGAVILLHDNNAKTVNILEQLLLFLKNNHYEVVRPDKLLEINAYS, from the coding sequence GTGCAGTTTAGAATTATAAACACGATTATCATTCTCTTGCTGGCTGCAGGATTGGTATTAGCCTTTTTTGAGCTCGCCTCGTTTATTTATGTGCTGGCTTTTATAGTTTTTTACATTTTTTTTCTACTAATAGTTGCTACCAATGTGCGTTTTAATTTTTTCGTAAAATCTTTTAGCGAAAATCGAAAGATCAAGGAAAACCATATCGCCATAACTTTTGACGATGGCCCGGTGGAAAACACATTGGAAGTACTTAAAGTTTTGGATAAGTATAATGCAAAGGCCGGCTTTTTTTGCATTGGAGAAAGGATTGAAAAATATCCAGAGATCTTTAAAGAAATTATTCAAAAAGATCATCTTGTAGGTAATCACACTTACACTCATACCAGAAAAATGGGCGCTCTAAGTGTTTCCAGGATTATTTGGGAAATTGAAGAATGTAATAGAATTGCCGAAGAAACCGCAGGAATAAAGCTAAAGCTATTTAGACCACCTTTCGGAATAGTAAGTCCAAAAACACAAAAGGCACTTGAAAGGACCGGCTTAAAATCTGTAGGCTGGAGCATCCGTTCTTTTGATGCCGTAGTTTCTTCAGAAGAAATTATTTTAAATAGAATTAAGAAAAGAATAAAACCAGGTGCGGTAATTCTTTTGCACGATAATAATGCTAAAACCGTCAACATACTGGAACAGTTGTTGTTATTTTTGAAAAATAATCATTACGAGGTCGTAAGACCCGATAAATTACTGGAAATCAATGCGTATTCTTAG
- a CDS encoding beta-ketoacyl synthase chain length factor, with protein sequence MKPKIYINGISSISAQNLDFEENPVSYHKTIFPAISPNYKEFIKPMALRRMSKAIKMGITSAKVALNEVKIENPDAIITGTGEGCKQDTERFLENLIDQDEELLSPTSFIQSTHNTIGGQIALNLGCKNYNVTYTQNSASLESTLLDAEMQLLETSKKKSVLVGGVDELSEKITQFRALDGQLKSIDIHNLDLLKEDSPGTITSEGSHFFTLSTEKNNNSYAEFRDVSIQNSIQPEKINDEVEIFLNRNTINAAAIDVVILGNNGDNRYDHYYKNLQQNLFKNTAQLAYKHLVGDYDTVSGFALYSACKILKNRRIPSIMNLNTSTPKELKNILIYNQYLGRDHSLILLSAV encoded by the coding sequence ATGAAGCCTAAAATTTACATTAACGGGATTAGTAGTATTTCTGCGCAAAATTTAGATTTTGAGGAGAATCCGGTTTCCTATCACAAAACCATTTTCCCGGCAATTTCACCAAATTATAAGGAGTTTATAAAACCAATGGCTTTAAGGCGAATGTCTAAAGCTATAAAAATGGGAATTACTTCGGCAAAAGTAGCTTTAAATGAAGTGAAAATTGAAAATCCAGATGCCATTATCACCGGCACCGGCGAAGGTTGCAAACAGGATACCGAGAGATTTCTGGAAAATTTAATAGACCAGGACGAAGAATTGTTATCGCCAACTTCATTTATACAATCTACGCATAACACTATTGGAGGGCAAATTGCTTTAAATTTAGGCTGTAAAAATTACAATGTCACTTATACACAAAATTCAGCTTCTTTAGAAAGTACTTTGTTAGATGCCGAAATGCAACTTTTAGAAACTTCAAAAAAGAAATCTGTTTTGGTTGGAGGCGTAGATGAGCTTTCAGAAAAAATAACTCAGTTTAGAGCGCTGGATGGGCAATTAAAATCTATTGATATTCATAACCTGGATTTATTGAAGGAAGATTCCCCTGGTACAATCACTTCTGAAGGCTCACATTTTTTCACACTTTCAACAGAAAAAAACAATAATTCATATGCTGAATTTAGAGACGTTTCTATACAAAATTCCATTCAGCCGGAGAAAATTAATGATGAAGTTGAAATTTTCCTGAATAGGAACACTATAAATGCTGCTGCAATAGATGTAGTGATTTTAGGGAATAACGGCGATAATAGGTATGACCATTATTATAAGAATCTGCAGCAAAATCTTTTTAAAAATACCGCCCAATTAGCTTATAAACATTTGGTAGGAGATTATGATACGGTTTCGGGCTTTGCACTTTACTCAGCGTGTAAAATTTTAAAAAACCGCAGAATTCCTTCTATAATGAACCTAAATACTTCAACCCCAAAAGAATTGAAGAACATTTTAATTTACAATCAGTATCTTGGAAGGGATCACAGTTTAATTTTACTAAGTGCAGTTTAG
- a CDS encoding hotdog family protein, whose protein sequence is MLLKDFYSVLNSSREEGKYFTKLQINKDHAIYEGHFPGRPVTPGVILMHLFKEEAERRCDCKLQFKKGSNVKFMAVVDPNKNAVLNLESEIEELNGEIKLKGIARNSEGISLKINSFYKKLES, encoded by the coding sequence ATGTTATTAAAGGATTTTTATTCGGTATTGAATTCTTCCAGGGAAGAGGGGAAATATTTTACAAAACTTCAAATTAATAAAGATCACGCTATTTACGAAGGGCATTTTCCCGGCAGGCCGGTAACTCCTGGTGTAATTTTAATGCACTTATTTAAAGAAGAGGCGGAGCGTAGGTGTGATTGTAAACTTCAGTTCAAAAAAGGTTCTAATGTAAAATTTATGGCAGTAGTAGACCCTAATAAAAATGCTGTATTAAATCTGGAATCTGAAATTGAAGAATTAAACGGAGAAATAAAACTTAAAGGAATTGCACGAAATTCGGAAGGTATATCGTTGAAAATCAATTCTTTTTATAAAAAATTAGAATCTTAG
- a CDS encoding LolA family protein codes for MRILSLLLFFFSLNLAAQQELSKKEVAQFQEKMTAKANELETLQANFMQTKSMEMIANETVSRGKIYYQNPGKLKWKYTEPQDYIILFIEGKLHINDAGDKSVRNTASSKLFGKIANLIIGSVNGKLLQDNENFDISYFKENDNIIAVIIPKDEHLSQMFSEIQMQFNTENLVEKVSLIEESGDATVIEFSEIQWNKDIPSSVFQP; via the coding sequence ATGCGTATTCTTAGTCTCTTACTTTTCTTTTTTAGCCTTAACCTGGCTGCCCAGCAAGAACTTTCTAAAAAAGAAGTTGCACAATTCCAGGAAAAAATGACGGCTAAAGCAAACGAGCTTGAAACTTTACAAGCCAATTTTATGCAGACCAAGAGTATGGAGATGATTGCAAACGAAACTGTGAGCCGCGGGAAAATATACTATCAAAATCCTGGAAAGCTAAAATGGAAATATACCGAACCACAAGATTATATAATACTTTTTATAGAAGGTAAATTACACATTAATGACGCCGGGGATAAAAGTGTTAGGAATACTGCTTCCAGTAAACTTTTTGGCAAAATCGCTAACTTAATAATCGGAAGCGTGAATGGTAAACTACTTCAGGATAATGAGAACTTTGATATTTCATATTTTAAAGAGAATGATAATATAATAGCGGTTATTATTCCTAAGGATGAGCATTTAAGTCAAATGTTTTCAGAAATTCAAATGCAATTTAATACTGAAAATTTAGTGGAAAAAGTAAGTTTGATCGAAGAGTCAGGCGATGCTACAGTTATTGAGTTTAGCGAAATCCAGTGGAATAAAGATATTCCGTCTTCTGTATTTCAGCCTTAA
- a CDS encoding phosphopantetheine-binding protein, translating to MINLQTELKESIIEQLNLEDVEPADIGNDEPLFGDGLGLDSIDALELIVLLEKDYGIKLTDPAQSREIFVSINKMAEFIEANRTK from the coding sequence ATGATTAACCTACAAACCGAACTTAAAGAAAGTATCATCGAGCAACTCAACCTGGAGGATGTGGAGCCGGCTGATATAGGAAACGACGAACCGCTTTTTGGTGACGGTTTAGGGCTGGATTCTATAGATGCGCTGGAACTTATTGTACTTTTAGAAAAAGATTACGGTATAAAACTTACTGATCCTGCCCAGAGCAGGGAAATTTTTGTTTCCATAAATAAAATGGCAGAATTTATAGAAGCGAACCGTACCAAATAA
- a CDS encoding beta-ketoacyl-[acyl-carrier-protein] synthase family protein produces MNRGVAVTGMGIISAIGKNTEANYRSLLSKESGISFPEILKTTHKNIPVGEIKISNKSLAEALKLPQDHSFTRTALLGSIAVKEALEQSKIKIDTETGFISGTSVGGIDATENHFKEFTEGKTKNNRFIRSQHPGFTTEKIAEHFGITGFVSTISTACSSGANAIMMGARMIKAGKLKRVIVGGTDCLTKFTLNGFNSLMILSDQHCRSFDENRSGLNLGEGAAYLVLEAEEELKGKTVLGRIMGYGNANDAFHQTASSENGEGAFLAMQEALKIAEINSGKIDYINAHGTATKNNDLSESRAIRRLFGENVPHFSSTKAFTGHSLAAAGALEAVYSLISLNKQQMFPNLNFSREMSETGLEPVTELKEKKLNFILSNSFGFGGNCTSLIFARDEA; encoded by the coding sequence ATGAATAGAGGTGTTGCCGTAACCGGAATGGGAATTATTTCTGCTATTGGCAAAAATACCGAGGCCAATTATAGATCGCTCTTGTCTAAGGAAAGCGGAATTAGTTTTCCTGAAATTCTTAAAACCACCCATAAAAATATCCCGGTTGGGGAAATTAAAATTTCGAACAAATCACTTGCCGAAGCCTTAAAGCTACCTCAAGATCATAGTTTTACCCGTACTGCTTTACTTGGCAGTATAGCAGTAAAGGAAGCCCTGGAGCAGTCAAAGATTAAAATTGATACTGAAACCGGTTTTATCTCGGGAACCAGTGTGGGAGGCATTGATGCGACTGAAAATCATTTTAAAGAATTTACAGAAGGTAAAACTAAGAACAATCGTTTTATTCGTTCTCAGCATCCCGGATTTACTACGGAAAAAATAGCCGAACATTTCGGTATTACGGGATTTGTTAGCACAATTAGTACCGCCTGTTCCTCTGGAGCAAACGCAATTATGATGGGTGCCAGAATGATTAAAGCGGGAAAGCTAAAACGCGTTATTGTTGGCGGAACAGACTGTCTTACCAAGTTCACGCTGAACGGATTTAATTCATTAATGATCCTGTCAGATCAACATTGCCGGTCTTTTGATGAAAACCGCAGTGGACTAAATTTAGGAGAAGGAGCCGCTTATCTGGTTTTAGAAGCCGAAGAAGAATTAAAAGGAAAAACTGTTTTAGGAAGAATTATGGGATATGGAAATGCGAATGATGCGTTTCACCAAACTGCTTCTTCAGAAAATGGGGAAGGCGCCTTTTTAGCGATGCAGGAAGCGCTAAAAATTGCAGAAATTAATTCAGGAAAAATTGATTATATCAACGCCCACGGTACTGCTACTAAAAATAATGACCTTTCGGAAAGCAGAGCAATACGAAGACTTTTTGGTGAGAATGTTCCCCATTTTAGTTCTACGAAGGCTTTTACCGGACATAGCCTGGCGGCTGCAGGTGCTTTAGAAGCGGTTTATAGCTTGATAAGCTTAAACAAGCAGCAAATGTTTCCAAATCTCAATTTCTCCCGGGAAATGAGTGAAACAGGATTGGAGCCGGTTACCGAATTAAAAGAAAAGAAATTGAATTTTATTTTATCAAATTCCTTCGGATTCGGCGGTAATTGCACCTCCTTAATTTTCGCTAGAGATGAAGCCTAA
- a CDS encoding DUF2062 domain-containing protein — MNQKPIYQSRFEALNCCILIPTYNNEKTLGSVLQDLLLYTSNLLVINDGSTDATETILKDFHEIDIHHFEENKGKGEALKHGFKLAEDLGYEYAITIDSDGQHYPDDLDIFLTHLEEKSDDSEILLVGDRNMGQDGIPGKSTTGNKFSNFWFLVVTGTQLTDTQSGYRLYPLKVVNQIRLYTNKFELEIEIIVKSAWRKVKVRNVPIKVFYEENRVTHFRPFWDITRITILYIWFVLVSFFYIHPRDTYQDFRKKGYKRFWKENIIKSQEPAHKKAAAIALGVFVGILPFWGLHTLLVFSLAALFKLNKVVAFLFSNISIPPLIPFIIYASYQAGSLLTGRGLAWELRPEDFDSTADIFLGLWQYIIGSFALAGIAALLLWIVFYFLFSVTNQKQVVKP; from the coding sequence TTGAACCAAAAACCAATATATCAATCCAGATTTGAAGCTTTAAATTGTTGTATTCTCATTCCTACCTACAACAACGAAAAGACTCTGGGCAGTGTTTTGCAGGATTTACTGTTATACACGTCTAATCTTTTGGTAATTAATGATGGTTCTACAGACGCTACCGAAACAATTCTCAAAGATTTTCACGAAATAGACATTCATCACTTCGAAGAAAATAAAGGTAAGGGTGAGGCTTTAAAACATGGATTTAAGCTAGCTGAAGACCTGGGATATGAATATGCTATTACTATAGATTCAGATGGCCAACACTATCCCGATGATCTGGATATTTTTCTTACGCATTTAGAAGAAAAAAGTGACGATTCTGAGATTTTACTCGTAGGAGACCGTAATATGGGCCAGGATGGGATTCCGGGAAAAAGTACCACTGGAAATAAATTTTCTAATTTTTGGTTTTTAGTGGTTACCGGCACCCAACTTACTGATACGCAAAGTGGCTACAGGCTTTATCCCTTAAAAGTGGTGAATCAAATAAGACTTTATACCAATAAATTTGAGTTGGAAATTGAAATTATTGTAAAGTCTGCCTGGAGAAAAGTAAAGGTTAGAAACGTACCTATTAAGGTTTTTTATGAAGAAAACCGGGTGACGCATTTTAGACCTTTTTGGGACATTACCAGGATAACCATACTTTATATTTGGTTTGTTTTGGTAAGTTTTTTCTATATCCATCCTCGCGATACTTATCAGGATTTTAGGAAGAAGGGTTACAAACGTTTTTGGAAAGAAAATATAATTAAAAGTCAGGAGCCTGCGCATAAAAAGGCGGCGGCAATCGCACTTGGAGTGTTTGTAGGTATTTTACCGTTTTGGGGGCTGCATACTCTTTTGGTGTTTAGTCTTGCAGCTTTATTTAAACTCAACAAAGTAGTAGCATTTCTCTTTAGTAATATTAGTATTCCGCCACTTATTCCATTTATAATTTATGCGAGTTACCAGGCGGGTTCTTTGCTTACCGGTCGCGGTTTAGCCTGGGAATTAAGACCGGAAGATTTTGATTCTACTGCCGATATTTTCCTTGGGCTTTGGCAATATATAATTGGAAGTTTTGCCCTCGCAGGAATTGCAGCCCTACTGCTGTGGATTGTCTTTTATTTCTTATTTTCGGTGACAAACCAAAAACAGGTGGTAAAACCTTAA
- a CDS encoding acyl-CoA thioesterase: MLEKSLTTITKLKVRFHECDPLQIVWHGNYLKYFEEGREDFGREHGISYLDAKAEGFSTPIVKSVCEHKLPLKYSDSFTVETTFKNSDAAKINFSYKIYKGDNLICTGKTTQVFLDKNRELVLNNPPFFLDWKKKMKLL; encoded by the coding sequence ATGCTGGAGAAATCCCTAACTACCATTACAAAACTTAAGGTTCGTTTTCACGAATGTGACCCGTTGCAAATCGTTTGGCACGGGAATTACCTGAAATATTTCGAGGAAGGCAGAGAAGATTTTGGAAGGGAACACGGTATTTCTTACCTCGATGCAAAAGCTGAAGGATTTTCCACGCCCATTGTAAAATCTGTTTGTGAACATAAATTACCTTTAAAATACAGTGATTCATTTACGGTAGAAACTACTTTTAAAAATTCAGATGCGGCAAAAATCAATTTTTCTTATAAAATTTATAAGGGTGACAATTTGATCTGCACCGGGAAAACAACGCAGGTTTTCCTGGATAAAAACCGTGAATTAGTCTTAAATAATCCGCCGTTTTTCTTAGATTGGAAAAAGAAAATGAAGTTGCTTTAA